The following proteins are co-located in the Eleginops maclovinus isolate JMC-PN-2008 ecotype Puerto Natales chromosome 1, JC_Emac_rtc_rv5, whole genome shotgun sequence genome:
- the LOC134869568 gene encoding protein Wnt-2b-A, with amino-acid sequence MLGLNRILSLRASRIRSCGSPGAKLSPRSSSCQNSGASSRIYCACLLLLLLVTPRVDSSWWYIGALGARVICDNIPGLVNKQRHLCQRHPDIMQAIGEGTKEWIRECQHQFRHHRWNCSTLDRDHTVFGRVLLRSSREAAFVYAISSAGVVYALTRACSQGELKTCNCDPHKRGRSSDDRGDFDWGGCSDNINYGIKFAKAFIDAKERTVRDARALMNLHNNRCGRTAVKRFMKLECKCHGVSGSCTLRTCWMAMSDFRKTGDYLRRKYNGAIEVTMNQDGTGFAVANKAFRKATKNDLVYFENSPDYCLQDKTAGSLGTAGRVCNKTSRGTDGCEVMCCGRGYDTTRVKQITKCECKFKWCCAVECKDCEEAVDIHTCKAPKRAEWLEQT; translated from the exons ATGCTGGGTTTAAACAGGATTCTGAGCCTCCGGGCTTCCCGGATTCGGAGCTGTGGTTCGCCTGGAGCCAAGCTCTCCCCCCGGTCTTCTTCATGCCAAAACTCCGGTGCCAGTTCGAGGATTTACTGTGCGtgtctgctgctcctgctgttgGTGACGCCTCGGGTGGACTCTTCATGGTG gTACATCGGTGCTCTTGGGGCCCGTGTGATCTGCGACAACATCCCAGGTTTGGTGAACAAGCAGCGGCATCTCTGCCAGCGCCATCCAGACATCATGCAGGCCATCGGCGAAGGCACCAAAGAGTGGATCAGAGAATGCCAGCACCAGTTTAGACACCACCGCTGGAACTGCAGCACGCTGGACCGCGACCACACCGTGTTTGGACGTGTCTTGCTACGGA GTAGTCGTGAAGCAGCATTCGTCTACGCAATCTCCTCTGCAGGAGTGGTGTATGCGCTCACTCGCGCCTGCAGCCAGGGGGAGCTGAAGACGTGTAACTGCGACCCTCACAAGCGTGGACGGTCTAGCGATGACAGAGGAGATTTTGACTGGGGTGGCTGTAGTGATAACATCAACTATGGGATAAAGTTTGCCAAAGCCTTCATAGATGCAAAAGAAAGGACTGTCCGAGATGCACGGGCGCTCATGAACCTACACAACAACCGCTGTGGTAGAACA GCTGTAAAGCGGTTCATGAAGCTGGAGTGTAAATGCCACGGTGTGAGTGGCTCTTGCACGCTGCGGACATGTTGGATGGCCATGTCAGACTTCAGGAAGACCGGGGACTATCTGAGGAGAAAATACAACGGGGCCATCGAGGTGACCATGAATCAGGATGGGACAGGCTTCGCTGTAGCTAACAAAGCCTTCAGGAAGGCCACCAAGAACGACCTGGTCTACTTTGAGAACTCTCCGGATTACTGCCTACAAGACAAAACTGCAG GCTCCCTGGGAACGGCTGGTCGGGTCTGCAATAAGACATCACGCGGCACAGATGGCTGTGAGGTCATGTGCTGTGGGCGGGGCTACGACACCACGAGAGTCAAGCAAATCACCAAGTGTGAGTGCAAGTTCAAATGGTGCTGTGCCGTGGAGTGTAAGGACTGTGAGGAAGCTGTGGACATACACACGTGCAAAGCTCCCAAACGAGCTGAATGGTTGGAACAGACCTGA